Proteins co-encoded in one Balneolaceae bacterium genomic window:
- a CDS encoding asparaginase, which produces MKKILLLQTGGTIAMHFDQNGNELDPDKWTDVLYGEMPELSKIAEIDIKNIFFEDSSDINRYHWQTLCEVIHKNFDDYDGFVILHGTDTMAYTASALSFALQNITKPVILTGSQVPMSNIRSDARRNLINSIELATLGIHEVAICFNDHLYRGNRSTKMSIGDFDAFASPNYPPLAEIGIRIELSEGLLENHPKQRQFFPAFDDSVQVLKIYPNLNPAYLNALDLNSTKAIILEAFGSGNIPGKGDYNLIPFVDNCIKQNCYVLINSQAPYDSVDLTHYASGKALKKIGAMSSGEMTMEATLTKTMNLLARNLSDSEFIDTFQQSIAGERLRVTLKRSRCFGFLQASRSFLVKNASRTFGRLKVQNFKTI; this is translated from the coding sequence ATGAAAAAAATTCTACTTCTTCAAACAGGCGGCACCATTGCCATGCATTTCGACCAAAACGGGAACGAACTGGACCCTGATAAGTGGACTGATGTACTATATGGAGAGATGCCCGAACTCTCAAAAATTGCCGAAATCGATATTAAAAACATTTTTTTTGAAGACAGTTCCGATATCAACCGGTACCATTGGCAAACATTGTGCGAGGTGATTCATAAAAACTTTGATGATTACGACGGATTTGTGATTCTGCACGGAACCGATACGATGGCTTACACCGCATCTGCCCTCTCATTTGCACTACAGAATATTACAAAACCTGTAATCTTAACCGGAAGCCAGGTGCCTATGAGTAATATTCGAAGTGATGCACGCAGAAATCTTATTAATTCTATTGAACTCGCCACCTTAGGGATTCATGAAGTAGCCATCTGTTTCAACGATCACCTCTATCGTGGAAACCGGAGTACAAAGATGAGCATTGGTGATTTTGATGCATTTGCTTCTCCCAACTATCCACCGCTGGCCGAAATTGGAATTCGAATTGAGTTATCCGAAGGTTTGCTTGAAAATCATCCAAAACAGCGTCAATTTTTTCCCGCTTTTGATGATTCCGTCCAGGTACTAAAAATTTATCCAAACTTAAACCCTGCATATTTAAATGCACTCGATCTGAACTCCACAAAAGCCATTATCCTGGAAGCTTTTGGCAGTGGAAATATTCCGGGCAAAGGAGACTACAATTTGATCCCCTTTGTTGATAATTGTATCAAACAAAACTGCTATGTACTCATCAATTCGCAGGCTCCCTATGATTCTGTAGATTTAACACATTATGCCAGCGGAAAAGCACTTAAAAAAATAGGTGCAATGAGTTCGGGAGAGATGACGATGGAAGCCACACTAACGAAAACCATGAATCTGCTGGCGCGTAATCTTTCTGATTCCGAATTTATTGATACATTCCAACAATCAATCGCCGGTGAAAGGTTAAGAGTGACCTTGAAGCGTTCCCGATGCTTCGGGTTCCTTCAAGCGTCACGATCATTCTTAGTAAAGAACGCTTCAAGGACCTTCGGACGCTTGAAGGTTCAAAATTTTAAAACAATTTAG
- a CDS encoding ribonuclease H-like domain-containing protein gives MFFVFDVETVPDFPFIRSIVNEPDLAEDDLLILASEELARNASGFLPPMYHRMISWVGLWVENGGKPVQKIGWHGDDEKEGLNKLFDALHTYKDFGLIHHNGRGFDLPLITYRAMKHNLQMPVRLNHYDIRYRFSKVNIDLMDEFSNYGASSYPKLKHLGQLIGVPFKQTAEGNEVLKMYRENKLEEIEHYCYEDVMATYVVWLQMKFTTGDISKDVFDNLNERAIGKLKEIQGRDE, from the coding sequence ATGTTTTTTGTATTTGATGTTGAAACGGTACCAGATTTTCCATTTATCAGATCCATCGTAAACGAACCAGATCTCGCAGAAGACGATCTTTTGATTCTTGCCAGTGAGGAGCTGGCGCGAAACGCTTCTGGTTTTTTACCGCCCATGTATCACAGAATGATATCCTGGGTGGGCCTTTGGGTTGAAAATGGCGGCAAGCCTGTACAAAAAATCGGCTGGCATGGAGATGATGAGAAAGAGGGACTAAACAAACTGTTTGATGCACTTCATACCTATAAAGATTTCGGTTTGATACATCATAATGGCCGCGGCTTCGATCTGCCATTAATCACTTACCGGGCAATGAAACATAATCTCCAGATGCCGGTCCGCCTGAATCACTACGATATTCGATATCGATTCAGCAAAGTAAATATTGATTTGATGGACGAATTCAGTAATTACGGTGCCAGTTCCTATCCCAAGCTCAAGCATCTCGGGCAACTGATAGGTGTGCCGTTCAAACAAACTGCCGAGGGAAATGAAGTTCTGAAGATGTACCGGGAAAACAAGCTCGAAGAGATTGAACACTACTGTTACGAAGATGTAATGGCTACCTATGTAGTTTGGCTTCAAATGAAATTTACAACCGGGGATATTTCCAAGGATGTATTTGATAATTTGAATGAAAGGGCTATCGGAAAATTAAAAGAGATACAGGGTAGGGATGAATAA
- a CDS encoding SDR family oxidoreductase, with amino-acid sequence MNDRWLLILGANSDIAVGTAHQFASNNWNLMLASRNLSNLNKMASDIKIKHNVRVKTFEFDAAAFDNHKTFYQKLTYKPNGVVLAFGYLGDQETAQNDFEEAKKSLDVNYNGAVSILEIVADDFTERGEGFIAGISSVAGERGRQENYIYGSAKAGFTAYLSGLRQRLFKKNIHVLTIKPGFVKTKMTFGRDLPNILTASPEQVGKAIYKGVIKQKNVIYVYPVWRLIMLVIRLIPEPIFKRLDL; translated from the coding sequence ATGAACGATCGTTGGCTATTAATTTTGGGTGCAAATAGTGATATCGCGGTGGGAACGGCTCATCAATTTGCTTCGAACAATTGGAACTTAATGCTTGCCTCCAGGAATTTATCGAACCTGAATAAGATGGCATCAGATATTAAAATTAAGCACAATGTACGTGTAAAAACGTTTGAGTTTGATGCAGCCGCATTTGATAATCATAAAACGTTTTACCAAAAACTGACTTACAAACCCAATGGTGTGGTTCTGGCATTCGGCTACCTGGGAGATCAGGAAACGGCACAGAATGATTTCGAAGAAGCTAAAAAGAGCCTGGATGTGAACTACAATGGTGCAGTGAGTATTTTAGAAATTGTTGCAGATGATTTTACTGAACGTGGTGAAGGATTTATTGCTGGGATTAGTTCGGTAGCAGGAGAGAGGGGAAGGCAGGAAAATTATATTTATGGATCTGCCAAAGCGGGGTTCACAGCATACTTATCAGGTTTAAGGCAACGACTTTTCAAAAAAAATATACACGTTCTTACAATAAAACCGGGCTTTGTAAAGACCAAAATGACTTTTGGCAGAGATCTGCCAAACATATTAACCGCAAGTCCTGAACAAGTAGGAAAAGCAATTTATAAGGGAGTGATTAAACAGAAAAATGTAATCTATGTCTACCCCGTTTGGCGACTCATCATGCTTGTAATCAGGTTGATTCCGGAACCGATTTTTAAGCGGTTAGATCTTTAA